In Streptomyces canus, one DNA window encodes the following:
- a CDS encoding DUF488 domain-containing protein, translating into MLKLATIGVYGFDGDSFLERLRQADVRLLLDVRQRRGVRGPDYAWANSLRLQSALTEAGIAYRHHRELAPTTELRHLQYAEDDRQGVGKRSRRELAAEYTRRYTAEILDPVDLDPIVAALPSRGIATLFCVECDPEACHRSLVAQRLAERHHITVEHLRPL; encoded by the coding sequence GTGCTCAAGTTGGCAACGATCGGCGTCTACGGCTTCGACGGCGATTCCTTCCTGGAACGACTACGACAGGCGGACGTGCGCCTGCTGCTCGACGTACGTCAGCGCCGCGGGGTGCGCGGACCGGACTACGCCTGGGCGAACTCACTCAGGCTGCAGTCGGCCCTCACCGAGGCCGGCATCGCCTACCGGCACCACCGCGAACTCGCCCCGACCACCGAACTGCGTCACCTCCAGTACGCCGAGGACGACCGCCAAGGGGTCGGCAAGCGCTCCCGCCGCGAGCTCGCCGCCGAGTACACCCGCCGCTACACGGCCGAGATCCTCGACCCGGTCGACCTCGATCCGATCGTGGCGGCGCTGCCGAGCAGGGGCATCGCGACGCTGTTCTGCGTCGAGTGCGACCCCGAGGCGTGCCACCGGTCGCTGGTCGCCCAGCGGCTGGCCGAGCGGCACCACATCACCGTCGAACACCTGAGGCCGCTGTGA
- a CDS encoding asparaginase domain-containing protein has protein sequence MDDILRAGTPRPRIAVFAGPTATILNTPDLVTSHKARVRHGLPLRPSPFDVLRPQRLAAPVTLYVEAFSAHPLERDAADLYAPPDGWLDENGTFHAEQPSEDATAVYVVELDPADGLYPLPYMGRQVDGSAWEETSTAPYAPPGAARQTFYPDARRLYEEIERFGLADHGTPVALGSVADFEFFRAAPSGGYTTGPESERLGQDFFVYYPYHLQSEPGLADLAEATNQVQAVLATGEFAGVQWLEGSPTVDETLYWFGLTVDTKVPLVGHAAQRRHQSLSADGDRNVVDGVKFIASGVALDERGDDRVGACVIVDELVYSARDVTKVDARPGGYEVTGGHGGVVADLGGYGPPQLTYVPARRHTHRSELRLTVLPERVAGVTGSLGSGVFPVGIETKNAEGLVPAAMPHVSLTKYSRYAATGTGTVNPPVAEEEVEILARIDANLENAPLSGFVCEGMSPFGMADPTRNAALSVAVFAGMPVVRTGRGNTGGMAYRTDPTFISGNNLTATKARLLLMAALLKFGALPPAAHPFHPTLDERAATEKAVAQYQALFDTH, from the coding sequence ATGGATGACATTCTTCGGGCCGGCACGCCGCGACCGCGGATCGCTGTGTTCGCCGGACCGACGGCGACGATCCTCAACACACCGGACCTGGTCACGTCGCACAAGGCCCGCGTACGCCATGGTCTGCCGCTCCGCCCCTCCCCGTTCGACGTTCTGCGTCCCCAACGGCTCGCGGCGCCCGTGACGTTGTACGTCGAGGCGTTCAGCGCGCACCCGCTCGAAAGGGACGCGGCAGACTTGTACGCCCCGCCGGACGGCTGGCTCGACGAGAACGGCACATTCCACGCCGAGCAGCCGTCCGAAGACGCCACCGCGGTGTATGTGGTCGAACTCGACCCCGCCGACGGCCTCTACCCGCTTCCCTACATGGGAAGGCAGGTGGACGGATCCGCCTGGGAGGAGACCTCGACGGCACCGTACGCACCACCGGGAGCCGCGCGGCAGACGTTCTACCCCGACGCCCGCCGCCTCTACGAGGAGATCGAGCGGTTCGGCCTCGCCGACCACGGCACCCCCGTCGCGTTGGGGTCCGTCGCCGACTTCGAGTTCTTCCGCGCCGCTCCGTCCGGCGGATACACCACCGGGCCCGAGTCCGAGCGCCTTGGGCAGGACTTCTTCGTCTACTACCCGTACCACCTCCAGAGCGAGCCCGGTCTGGCTGACCTCGCCGAGGCGACCAACCAGGTCCAAGCCGTCCTCGCCACAGGAGAGTTCGCCGGCGTCCAGTGGCTCGAAGGGAGCCCGACCGTCGACGAGACCCTGTACTGGTTCGGACTGACGGTCGACACCAAGGTGCCGCTCGTCGGACACGCGGCACAGCGCCGCCACCAGTCCCTGAGTGCGGACGGCGACCGCAACGTGGTGGACGGCGTGAAGTTCATCGCGTCGGGCGTCGCCCTGGACGAACGGGGCGATGACCGCGTCGGTGCCTGCGTGATCGTCGACGAACTCGTCTACTCGGCCCGGGACGTGACCAAGGTGGACGCCCGGCCGGGCGGATACGAGGTCACCGGCGGCCACGGAGGAGTGGTCGCCGACCTCGGCGGCTACGGCCCCCCGCAGCTCACCTACGTCCCCGCCCGCAGGCACACCCACCGCTCGGAGCTGCGCCTGACTGTGCTCCCCGAGCGGGTGGCCGGCGTCACCGGGAGCCTGGGCTCGGGTGTGTTCCCGGTCGGCATCGAGACGAAGAACGCCGAGGGACTCGTACCAGCCGCCATGCCGCACGTCTCCCTCACCAAGTACAGCCGGTACGCGGCGACGGGTACCGGCACGGTCAACCCGCCCGTCGCCGAGGAGGAGGTCGAGATCCTGGCCCGGATCGACGCCAACCTCGAGAACGCGCCCCTGTCCGGTTTCGTGTGCGAGGGCATGTCGCCGTTCGGGATGGCCGACCCGACGAGGAACGCGGCGCTGAGTGTCGCCGTCTTCGCCGGCATGCCGGTGGTCCGCACAGGCCGCGGCAACACCGGAGGCATGGCGTACCGCACCGACCCGACGTTCATCTCCGGCAACAACCTCACGGCCACCAAGGCGCGCCTGCTCCTCATGGCCGCACTGCTCAAGTTCGGTGCCCTGCCCCCGGCCGCGCATCCCTTCCATCCGACCCTCGACGAGCGTGCGGCCACCGAAAAGGCGGTCGCCCAGTACCAGGCCCTGTTCGACACCCACTGA
- a CDS encoding PhzF family phenazine biosynthesis protein, which produces MSTYEYVVADVFTDVPLEGNPTAVFLDASGLSPRRMQQIAQEMHLSETVFVLPAEHDGDVRVRIFTPVNELPFAGHPTLGTAVVLGESHEAKELRMETAKGTVAFELERDDDGRTVAAGMWQPLPTWEPYDRADELLAGLELVSTGSTLPVEVYDNGPRHVFVGLDSVAALSAVQPDQRILARLPDMAANCFAGSGTRWRLRMFSPAYGVVEDAATGSAAGSLPVHLARHGLIPFGEWIEIRQGVEMGRPSTMRARATGTPERIDSVQVAGSAVVVARGTLYA; this is translated from the coding sequence ATGAGTACGTACGAGTACGTGGTGGCCGACGTCTTCACCGACGTCCCGCTGGAAGGAAACCCGACCGCGGTCTTCCTGGACGCTTCCGGCCTCTCCCCCCGGCGCATGCAGCAGATCGCGCAGGAGATGCACCTGTCGGAGACGGTGTTCGTCCTCCCCGCGGAGCACGACGGCGACGTGCGGGTCCGCATCTTCACCCCGGTGAACGAACTGCCGTTCGCCGGACACCCGACTCTGGGCACGGCGGTGGTGCTCGGCGAGTCGCACGAGGCGAAGGAACTCCGGATGGAGACCGCCAAGGGCACCGTGGCGTTCGAACTCGAGCGTGACGACGACGGCCGGACCGTCGCGGCCGGCATGTGGCAACCCCTCCCGACGTGGGAGCCCTACGACCGCGCGGACGAACTGCTCGCCGGTCTGGAACTGGTGTCCACCGGGAGCACCCTGCCGGTCGAGGTCTACGACAACGGGCCGCGGCACGTGTTCGTCGGCCTGGACAGTGTGGCCGCGCTCTCCGCCGTGCAGCCGGACCAGCGGATACTCGCGAGGCTGCCCGACATGGCTGCCAACTGCTTCGCGGGCTCGGGGACCCGGTGGCGGCTGCGCATGTTCTCCCCCGCCTACGGCGTGGTGGAGGACGCGGCCACCGGCTCGGCCGCCGGATCGCTCCCGGTACACTTGGCACGGCACGGACTGATCCCGTTCGGGGAGTGGATCGAGATCCGCCAGGGGGTGGAGATGGGCCGTCCTTCGACGATGCGCGCTCGCGCGACGGGGACGCCGGAACGGATCGATTCGGTGCAGGTGGCGGGGTCCGCCGTGGTCGTCGCCAGGGGAACGCTGTACGCGTAG